Sequence from the Leptospira johnsonii genome:
AGATCAGATCTATAACTTCGCTTGTCCTGCGAGCCCGATTCATTATCAAGCCAACGCGATCAAAACTATAAAGACCAACGTGCTTGGTACTACGAATATGTTGGGACTTGCTAAAAGAGTAAAAGCAAGGATCTTACAAGCTTCTACCAGCGAAGTTTACGGAAATCCGATCGAACATCCTCAAAAAGAAACTTATTGGGGAAATGTAAATCCGATCGGGATCAGAAGTTGTTACGACGAAGGGAAGAGGGTTGCTGAAACTCTTTGTTTCGATTATCACAGAAATCATAAAGTGGACATAAGAGTCATTCGTATCTTCAACACTTACGGACCTCGTATGCTTCCAGACGACGGAAGAGTGGTAAGTAATTTTGTGGTCCAAGCACTTGCAGGAAAAGACATCACAGTTTATGGAGACGGCTCCCAAACTAGATCCTTCTGTTATGTGGATGATCTTGTAGATGGGATCATTAGAATGATGAACACCCAGGATTTCAATGGTCCTGTGAACTTGGGCAACGACGGAGAGTTTACGGTTAAAGAACTAGCGGAGTTAGTTTTAAAA
This genomic interval carries:
- a CDS encoding UDP-glucuronic acid decarboxylase family protein, with the translated sequence MANRVLVTGGAGFIGSHLCERLIQEGNEVICVDNFHTGRKKNVEKLLSNPRFELIRHDITEPIRLEVDQIYNFACPASPIHYQANAIKTIKTNVLGTTNMLGLAKRVKARILQASTSEVYGNPIEHPQKETYWGNVNPIGIRSCYDEGKRVAETLCFDYHRNHKVDIRVIRIFNTYGPRMLPDDGRVVSNFVVQALAGKDITVYGDGSQTRSFCYVDDLVDGIIRMMNTQDFNGPVNLGNDGEFTVKELAELVLKETGSSSKIIYKTLPQDDPARRKPDLTLARQKLGYEPKVPLLEGIRKTVDYFKNHLD